The following proteins are encoded in a genomic region of Brachyspira pilosicoli:
- a CDS encoding DegT/DnrJ/EryC1/StrS family aminotransferase, with product MIRHSRPTIRKKDLESALRVMISDNLATGDIIYEFERTFAGYFGKSFSAIFVNSGTSALELILRHLNVGEGDEVIMSSFLNSSPLQVVTNLKATPVLIDIDEDSFQISMDNVIEAINEKTKAIIVSHMFGNCALIDELADIKVPVIEDASHSLGGKYRDTLLGSFGDYAYFSLSATRMITSGGAGGMILTKKKGMDAIRDIINYDKKDNFIQRFNYCATDLQASIGMEELKHLERMVEVRADIASFYDSAILESNLIKLSMHDSESPSYYRYVCMLNGTMNIYDVIKMFERHNVEVARPVFKPLHQYLNLPNEDFPNTENAYLKSVSFPIYPTLQKSEAELICKLIRQIR from the coding sequence TTGATACGTCATTCTAGGCCTACTATAAGAAAAAAAGATTTAGAGTCTGCTTTAAGAGTAATGATTAGTGATAATCTTGCTACAGGAGATATTATATATGAGTTTGAGAGAACTTTTGCTGGTTATTTTGGTAAGAGTTTTTCTGCTATATTTGTAAATAGTGGTACTAGTGCTTTGGAATTAATATTAAGACATTTAAATGTTGGAGAGGGCGATGAAGTAATTATGTCATCTTTTTTAAATAGTTCTCCTCTTCAGGTTGTAACAAATCTTAAGGCTACTCCTGTATTGATAGATATAGATGAAGACAGTTTCCAAATTTCTATGGATAATGTTATAGAGGCTATTAACGAAAAAACAAAGGCTATTATAGTTTCACATATGTTTGGTAATTGTGCTTTAATAGATGAGCTTGCTGATATTAAAGTTCCTGTGATAGAAGATGCATCACATAGCTTGGGAGGCAAATATAGAGATACTTTGCTTGGAAGCTTTGGAGATTATGCTTATTTTTCATTATCTGCTACAAGAATGATTACTTCAGGCGGTGCGGGCGGAATGATACTGACTAAAAAAAAGGGAATGGACGCTATAAGAGATATCATCAATTATGATAAAAAGGATAATTTTATTCAAAGATTTAATTATTGTGCTACAGATTTGCAGGCTTCTATAGGTATGGAAGAGCTTAAACATCTTGAGAGAATGGTAGAGGTGAGGGCGGATATTGCTTCTTTTTATGACAGTGCTATATTAGAGAGCAATTTAATAAAGTTGTCTATGCATGATAGTGAAAGTCCTTCTTATTATAGATATGTTTGTATGCTTAATGGTACTATGAATATTTATGATGTAATAAAGATGTTTGAGCGACATAATGTTGAAGTGGCTAGACCTGTATTTAAACCTTTGCATCAATATTTAAACTTGCCTAATGAGGATTTTCCTAATACTGAAAATGCATACTTGAAAAGTGTGTCTTTCCCAATATATCCTACATTGCAAAAAAGTGAGGCTGAACTTATTTGTAAACTTATAAGGCAAATAAGATAA
- a CDS encoding peptide ABC transporter substrate-binding protein, with product MTYNLKTKNFFIKTLFQTFFIFLTFLLIISCTKETKKIKDELTVNLGYELQSIDPAINDETYGFIYINHAFEGLLTKDINGKIVGGSSDKWEISEDKLKYTFHIREDAKWSDGKKLTADDFVYSYRRVVDPKTASPIAYLMYYIKNAKDINTGKKPIETLGVTAIDENTLTIELENPTLYFEDILASGGCYVPVREDIINKYGDDWTWKTEAYIGNGAYKMTERKPDELIAFELNTNYWDYKNQVAKKINFVLIADEYISLNAVRTGDVDFSINAPPIGEIESLIKENLMAVSDIIGVYYLDLNNKDKTLSDKRVRKALSLAIDRNYIVSNIGYGKLIAAESFVPPVVKGLEKSFREESSNFIIANNYSNNIIEAKKLLAEAGYPNGENFPILEVKVSSGFYTTVLEAIQQMWKNNLNINVAVRTEESKITLPFRQSGNYQMARTSWTGDYNDPLTMLQIMTSDSDINYGGFSNERYDYLINFATTSTNAKERMEALKEAEAILFEEMPIIPFIYRTDFLVVNPKLKNYIDDPLGRYRFNYAYIEE from the coding sequence ATGACTTACAATCTTAAAACAAAAAACTTTTTTATTAAAACTTTATTTCAAACATTTTTTATTTTTCTAACTTTCTTACTAATCATCTCCTGCACTAAAGAAACAAAAAAAATTAAAGATGAACTTACAGTAAACTTAGGCTATGAGCTTCAGTCTATTGACCCAGCAATAAACGATGAGACTTATGGTTTTATTTATATTAATCATGCCTTCGAAGGATTATTGACAAAAGACATAAACGGCAAAATAGTAGGAGGCTCTTCAGACAAATGGGAGATAAGCGAAGATAAATTAAAATACACATTCCATATAAGAGAAGATGCAAAATGGAGCGACGGCAAAAAACTCACTGCAGATGATTTTGTATATTCATATAGAAGAGTTGTTGACCCTAAAACAGCTTCACCTATAGCGTATTTAATGTATTATATAAAAAATGCAAAAGACATAAACACAGGCAAAAAACCAATTGAGACTTTGGGAGTTACTGCTATAGACGAAAACACTCTTACAATAGAACTTGAAAATCCTACATTATACTTTGAAGATATTTTAGCTTCTGGTGGTTGTTATGTACCTGTGAGAGAGGACATTATAAATAAATACGGTGATGATTGGACATGGAAGACTGAGGCGTATATTGGAAATGGTGCTTACAAGATGACAGAGAGAAAGCCCGATGAGTTAATAGCATTTGAGCTTAATACTAATTATTGGGATTATAAAAATCAAGTTGCTAAGAAAATAAATTTTGTTTTGATAGCTGATGAATATATTTCTCTTAATGCCGTTAGAACAGGAGATGTTGACTTTTCTATTAATGCCCCTCCTATTGGCGAGATAGAAAGTTTAATAAAAGAAAACCTTATGGCTGTAAGCGACATTATAGGAGTTTATTATTTAGATTTAAACAATAAAGATAAAACCTTGTCCGACAAGAGAGTAAGAAAAGCATTATCTTTAGCAATAGACAGAAATTACATTGTAAGCAATATCGGCTACGGCAAACTAATAGCAGCAGAAAGCTTTGTTCCTCCAGTTGTAAAAGGACTTGAAAAATCTTTTAGAGAAGAGAGCAGCAATTTTATAATAGCAAACAATTACAGCAATAATATAATAGAAGCAAAAAAATTATTAGCCGAAGCAGGCTACCCAAACGGAGAAAACTTTCCTATTTTAGAAGTAAAAGTTTCATCTGGTTTTTACACTACAGTGTTAGAGGCTATTCAGCAGATGTGGAAAAATAATTTAAATATTAATGTGGCAGTTAGAACAGAAGAATCAAAAATCACACTTCCTTTCAGACAGTCAGGCAATTACCAAATGGCCAGAACAAGCTGGACAGGCGATTATAATGACCCTCTCACAATGCTTCAAATTATGACAAGCGATAGCGATATAAATTACGGCGGTTTTTCAAATGAAAGATATGACTATTTAATAAACTTTGCCACTACTTCAACAAATGCCAAAGAGAGAATGGAAGCTTTAAAAGAAGCAGAGGCTATTCTTTTTGAAGAGATGCCTATAATACCTTTTATATATAGAACAGACTTTTTGGTTGTAAATCCGAAATTAAAAAACTATATTGATGACCCATTGGGACGATACAGATTTAATTATGCCTATATTGAAGAATAG
- the tyrS gene encoding tyrosine--tRNA ligase, protein MEEKQYSLEESIELISRGASEIIGLEEIKEKLKSGKKLTVKAGFDPTAPDIHLGHTVLLRKMRHFQLLGHKVIFLIGDFTGRIGDPSGKTKTRPRLSEEDVLRNAETYKQQVFKILDPEKTIVEFNSKWLGKMSFADVLGLTSRYTVAQMIERDDFSKRYKNGQPISIMEFLYPLAQGYDSVSLECDVELGGNDQKFNLLVGRTLMKEYGLSPQAVLTVPLLEGLDGVEKMSKSLGNYIGVYDSPKDMYGKAMSIPDDLILKYMELVTDIPMNDIRNYKKAMEEGENPRNIKSILAKEIVKLYHTEDDANNAEEEFKRIFSSKGVPDEIEEVIVSKDDNVLNILSICIKNESKSNLKRLISQGSVTLDNEKITDINSNINKEGILKIGKRNFFKIKFS, encoded by the coding sequence ATGGAAGAGAAACAATACAGTTTAGAAGAATCTATAGAATTAATTTCAAGAGGAGCCAGCGAAATAATAGGCTTGGAAGAGATAAAAGAAAAACTAAAAAGCGGAAAAAAATTAACAGTAAAAGCAGGTTTTGACCCAACAGCTCCAGATATACATTTAGGACATACTGTACTTTTAAGAAAGATGAGACATTTTCAATTACTTGGACATAAAGTAATATTTCTTATAGGAGATTTTACAGGAAGAATAGGAGACCCATCTGGTAAGACAAAAACTCGTCCAAGATTAAGTGAAGAAGATGTTTTAAGAAATGCTGAAACTTATAAACAGCAAGTTTTTAAAATTTTAGACCCCGAAAAAACTATAGTTGAATTTAATTCTAAATGGCTTGGTAAAATGAGTTTTGCCGATGTGCTTGGTCTTACTTCAAGATATACTGTAGCACAAATGATAGAGAGAGATGATTTTTCTAAAAGATATAAAAATGGTCAGCCTATAAGCATAATGGAGTTTTTATATCCATTAGCTCAGGGGTATGATTCTGTTTCTTTAGAATGCGATGTTGAACTTGGAGGTAATGACCAGAAGTTTAATTTGCTTGTGGGAAGAACTTTAATGAAAGAATATGGATTATCTCCGCAGGCGGTTTTAACTGTACCTTTGCTTGAAGGTTTAGATGGGGTTGAGAAGATGAGTAAATCTTTAGGAAATTATATAGGTGTTTATGACAGCCCTAAAGATATGTATGGTAAGGCTATGAGTATACCTGATGATCTAATTCTTAAATATATGGAATTAGTTACAGATATACCTATGAATGATATAAGAAATTATAAAAAGGCTATGGAAGAAGGTGAAAATCCAAGAAATATCAAATCTATTCTTGCTAAAGAAATAGTAAAATTATATCATACAGAAGATGATGCTAATAATGCTGAAGAAGAATTTAAGAGAATATTTAGCTCTAAGGGTGTGCCTGATGAAATAGAAGAAGTTATTGTAAGTAAAGATGATAATGTTTTAAATATTTTATCTATATGTATAAAAAATGAAAGTAAGTCTAATTTAAAAAGATTAATTTCTCAAGGAAGTGTTACTTTAGATAATGAAAAGATTACGGATATAAACTCTAATATAAATAAAGAGGGCATACTAAAAATAGGAAAACGTAATTTCTTTAAAATAAAATTTTCTTAA
- a CDS encoding LPS-assembly protein LptD gives MRVLILLLSLIIFDAYLYAQDNNNNNNNITRTNENALMQINQFDAKRNPVSFINIVNFTPYYVLTEYARNYGIEIYPYDTESTLRARIIKRQVNIDVIRVSGEDNIKNVARTSINTGGGQIDFKSADYVERYKIDEAGEELIALYGNVQLKIYNNIMSADRVVYSLKTGEVFASGNLKVESGDSVLNGEWFMLNKDDKKGILYNGNTKFQSFTVQGNIIKFNDPDFFANDSSVSFSRLTPVAHDFLASRVYLWDTKKVLIFNSIYRVGRQPVFYFPLFIQNNVGTGIISTFGQSLREGVYMQNSKTFNLYGVDHRIRFDAYQKLGFLIGDEIRYTSQYHNLSLDAMFALGRQYYLLDSYISSSIGFGTRYVNYFTGGQVGKFVPRYKFQYDHTIQLYSGENINAYLTGKLNLNSDLYFKSDFYNQRGALDILSLFTAITGDLSDIGDSYPESYIENSVYINSTIYGVSLRAGAEWNLTAVRNLSVNYNTNFDYYMPKPSRLVLPSLSASYSSVFGDETSYYFPDVNINYNISMNYSHTIDYKTSEGIAFYNNPNLNNQLNEKLAERNNLQLNGGLSRSFTNLFMRFTPNFNINYAYQKSINPKSEDLIYDRDNTYLGLASTMNLSVFLPNSILPYKLDNYFSPSVSWDTSYSIGYRFKQKDAAYTNENQSGDFSSHSINTSLNVGGTGYSIFFIPNLNWDIRGTIRTGYDLIPTYNAQTKNYELIHNTNRFLTTEVGGSTRLYYDSSYISYDLSKNLLGTNFTQNAINTLIHVPIPINNLTDWILVRNGKKKFFDGYKNDFRFFFDITYKHDFINYKYNSAAFSLGFELKILEQFTFSFSTTSRNDRAYRYIKSYAEKENETWVNPFWDIVDSFNFRDSQKRIDSLFKLSSINTSVWHELDGWQLRATFSISPSALPSDIASGSVKGSYWNKEFWIEFTLTDFPNAGLPRREYDLNSTITDLRDNQTTTY, from the coding sequence ATGCGAGTCTTGATATTACTATTATCTTTAATAATATTTGATGCATACTTATATGCACAAGATAATAATAATAATAATAATAATATTACAAGGACAAATGAAAATGCATTAATGCAAATAAATCAATTCGATGCTAAAAGGAATCCTGTTTCTTTTATTAATATAGTTAATTTTACTCCATACTATGTATTAACTGAATATGCTAGAAATTATGGTATAGAAATTTATCCTTATGATACAGAGTCTACTTTAAGAGCGAGGATTATAAAAAGACAAGTTAATATAGATGTTATAAGAGTTAGTGGTGAAGATAATATAAAAAATGTAGCACGTACTAGTATTAATACAGGCGGCGGACAGATAGATTTTAAAAGTGCTGATTATGTTGAAAGATATAAAATAGATGAAGCAGGAGAAGAATTAATAGCCCTATATGGCAACGTACAGCTTAAAATATATAACAACATCATGAGTGCCGATAGGGTTGTTTATAGTTTGAAAACAGGAGAAGTATTTGCTTCTGGTAATTTAAAGGTTGAATCTGGAGATAGTGTTCTAAATGGCGAATGGTTTATGCTTAATAAAGATGATAAAAAGGGCATTTTATATAATGGCAACACTAAATTCCAGAGCTTTACAGTTCAAGGTAATATAATAAAATTCAACGACCCTGATTTTTTTGCTAATGATAGTAGTGTAAGTTTTTCTAGGCTTACCCCTGTAGCGCATGACTTCTTAGCTTCAAGAGTTTATTTATGGGATACAAAAAAGGTACTTATTTTTAATAGCATATATAGAGTTGGAAGGCAGCCAGTATTTTATTTTCCGCTTTTTATTCAGAATAATGTCGGAACTGGTATTATAAGCACTTTTGGGCAGAGTTTGAGAGAAGGTGTTTATATGCAAAATAGTAAGACTTTTAATTTGTATGGGGTTGATCATAGAATAAGGTTTGATGCTTATCAAAAATTAGGATTTCTTATTGGAGATGAAATTCGATATACTAGTCAATACCATAATTTATCTTTAGATGCTATGTTTGCTTTAGGAAGACAATATTATTTGCTTGATTCTTACATATCTTCCAGTATTGGTTTTGGTACAAGATATGTTAACTATTTTACTGGTGGACAAGTAGGAAAATTTGTTCCTAGATATAAATTTCAATATGATCATACAATACAATTATATAGCGGCGAAAATATTAATGCTTATCTTACTGGCAAATTAAATTTAAACAGCGATTTATATTTTAAATCAGACTTTTATAATCAAAGAGGAGCTTTAGATATATTATCATTATTTACTGCTATCACTGGTGATTTAAGTGATATAGGAGATTCATATCCAGAAAGCTATATAGAAAACTCTGTATATATTAATAGCACTATATATGGTGTTAGTTTAAGAGCTGGAGCTGAATGGAATCTCACTGCTGTAAGAAATTTATCTGTAAATTACAACACAAATTTTGATTATTATATGCCTAAACCAAGCAGATTGGTTTTACCTTCATTATCGGCAAGCTATAGTTCCGTTTTTGGAGATGAAACTTCTTATTATTTTCCTGATGTTAATATTAATTATAATATCAGCATGAATTATTCTCACACAATAGATTACAAAACTTCTGAAGGTATAGCATTTTATAATAACCCTAACCTCAATAACCAATTAAATGAAAAATTAGCCGAAAGAAATAATTTACAGTTAAATGGCGGATTATCAAGAAGTTTTACTAATTTATTTATGAGATTTACTCCTAATTTTAATATTAACTATGCTTATCAAAAAAGTATTAATCCTAAATCAGAAGATTTAATTTATGACAGAGATAATACATACTTAGGTTTGGCTAGTACTATGAACCTCTCTGTATTCTTACCTAACTCAATATTGCCGTATAAACTTGATAACTATTTCTCTCCTTCCGTAAGTTGGGATACATCATATAGTATTGGTTATAGATTTAAACAAAAAGATGCTGCATATACTAATGAAAATCAAAGCGGAGATTTTAGCAGTCATAGCATAAATACAAGTTTAAACGTAGGAGGCACTGGATACAGTATATTTTTTATACCTAACTTAAATTGGGATATTAGAGGTACTATTAGAACAGGTTACGACCTTATACCAACATATAATGCACAAACTAAAAATTATGAGCTTATACATAACACCAATAGATTCTTAACAACAGAAGTAGGAGGTTCCACCAGATTATATTACGACTCTTCTTATATATCCTATGATTTATCTAAAAACCTACTCGGTACAAACTTTACTCAAAATGCTATAAACACTCTCATTCATGTACCTATTCCTATTAATAATCTAACCGATTGGATATTGGTAAGAAATGGTAAAAAGAAATTTTTTGATGGTTATAAAAATGATTTTAGATTTTTCTTTGATATAACCTATAAACATGATTTTATTAATTATAAATATAATTCTGCAGCATTCTCACTTGGTTTTGAATTAAAAATATTAGAACAATTTACTTTTAGTTTTTCTACAACAAGCAGAAATGACAGAGCTTATAGATATATAAAATCTTATGCTGAAAAAGAAAATGAAACTTGGGTTAATCCTTTCTGGGATATTGTTGATTCTTTTAATTTTAGAGATTCTCAAAAGAGGATAGATAGTTTATTTAAATTAAGTTCTATAAATACCAGTGTATGGCATGAATTAGATGGTTGGCAATTGAGAGCTACTTTTTCTATATCTCCTTCAGCACTTCCTTCAGATATTGCAAGCGGCTCTGTTAAAGGTTCTTACTGGAATAAAGAGTTTTGGATTGAATTTACTCTTACTGATTTCCCTAATGCTGGACTCCCTAGAAGAGAATATGACCTCAATTCTACTATTACAGACTTGAGAGATAATCAAACTACTACTTATTAA
- a CDS encoding ankyrin repeat domain-containing protein, whose protein sequence is MIKKIFILFIIIILSNLHADDSYINKIFTAIENNDINYIKYIVENDESSLKSRLPKDYENNLEGATPLLYAIYNDKKDIIKLFIDNIDTSYLKDRDDKNYNSIMYAAAFSDIDTLKLIAEKAPSLINSETEFRVNILHIASSHNNYDVIEYIYTNFNIDINSRDIDGWTPLYHAANSQSIESYRLLIKLGANTQITDNNGMYPSTRLRELVMMKYNELSDIDRELFEAIRDNDIKKLKNSIENGANINAEDGYGLSALHFAIRNKNIKAVDILLDCENINLEATLPNGYYTALDNFSREAVYIGGATPLLYAIFKSNGDSRIVNRLIKKNANINTSDEEGWNSFLYAAAFGNVRILSSLVNKNKSLVNSKTKKNVTALQMAVVYDNIKVISYLVKRLHVDINAKDNDGWTALYYAAANNKAEAYNLLIELGADRNIANNEGLKPDDIFFNN, encoded by the coding sequence ATGATTAAAAAAATATTTATTTTATTTATTATTATAATACTTTCTAATTTGCATGCTGATGACTCTTATATAAATAAGATATTTACAGCCATAGAAAATAATGATATTAACTATATAAAATACATAGTAGAAAATGATGAATCAAGCTTAAAATCAAGGCTTCCTAAAGATTATGAAAACAATTTGGAAGGTGCTACTCCTTTACTTTATGCTATTTATAATGATAAAAAAGATATTATTAAATTATTTATAGATAATATAGATACATCATATTTAAAAGATAGAGATGATAAAAATTATAATAGCATTATGTATGCTGCTGCTTTTTCTGATATAGATACTTTAAAATTGATAGCAGAAAAAGCTCCAAGTTTAATTAATAGTGAAACAGAGTTTAGAGTTAATATACTTCATATAGCAAGCAGTCATAATAACTATGATGTTATAGAATATATATACACTAATTTTAATATTGATATTAATTCTCGAGACATTGACGGATGGACTCCCCTTTATCATGCTGCCAATTCTCAAAGCATTGAATCATATAGGCTTCTTATAAAATTGGGGGCTAATACTCAGATTACAGACAATAATGGTATGTATCCTTCAACGAGGCTTAGAGAGCTTGTGATGATGAAGTATAATGAATTAAGTGATATTGATAGGGAATTGTTCGAGGCTATAAGGGATAATGATATAAAAAAATTAAAAAATAGTATAGAAAATGGTGCTAATATTAATGCTGAAGACGGATATGGGCTAAGTGCTTTACATTTTGCTATAAGAAATAAAAACATAAAAGCTGTTGATATTTTGCTTGACTGTGAGAATATTAATTTAGAAGCAACCCTTCCAAACGGATATTATACTGCATTGGATAATTTTAGCAGAGAGGCTGTTTATATAGGTGGGGCCACTCCTTTACTTTATGCAATATTTAAAAGCAATGGCGACAGCAGAATAGTAAACAGGCTTATTAAAAAAAATGCTAATATTAACACTTCTGATGAAGAGGGGTGGAATAGTTTTTTGTATGCGGCTGCTTTTGGAAATGTTCGTATATTGAGCAGTTTAGTTAATAAAAATAAAAGTTTAGTTAATAGTAAGACTAAAAAAAATGTAACTGCTTTACAGATGGCTGTAGTTTATGATAATATTAAAGTAATTAGTTATTTAGTGAAAAGGCTTCATGTTGATATTAATGCTAAAGACAATGACGGATGGACTGCTCTTTATTATGCTGCTGCTAACAACAAGGCAGAGGCGTATAATTTACTTATAGAGCTTGGTGCCGACAGAAACATTGCTAATAATGAAGGCTTAAAACCTGATGACATATTCTTTAATAATTAG
- a CDS encoding ankyrin repeat domain-containing protein — MICLIKRSLIIVLAIFYIFSLNIYAINQKENELFLAIKEKKNERDLREILKYRVDFSATNEMGLTPLLYAIECNNERALRVLLEYSDVNIEYRLHDDFAAYPDINKYEGESVNIGGATPLMFAIFKNNSRIVKQLIDKGANVRAKDNEGNSVFLYACGFGDGNIIRMLLQKDKTLVNDKTPNGNLNGLHYAAAFNNLNTINFLIKNVDMNINDRDSNGCTALYYAAYYAKKDAYNLLIKLGANKDIGDNYGVTPEYILSGGSSAIDLENKEDNNTNTYNENMFIARVIQTSDTNALRDIMMYSNFNMNSIIMAYETPLTYAIHLDKHDMVNELLSYRKNNTNIINIETSYIPADEVYFDENRAEFRGNVYLGDVSPLQYAIFKNNTNIINTLLRYGADISRKDSLGDNALMYAARFSSAEVIDTILNYSSNSYRVVDIYGNTPLHNASSIGNTNALIALMNRTPININIQNINGDTPLHLAVKNNNSNTYRFLLLKGADYTIKNYDGKTASDLLYGDSIESIMGNFGETNIYNTNSFNNINSIQANNVNNIVEDFLYDNMPDDDASYYKKEEERNEYSTQLENKVLFDAIYKDDAALIHNAISNIVDLNTRNSEGFTPLLYAIHYDKTNALNILLSYTNKIDINKTLDNYTNYYSKKGINFSGELVFDKTTPLEYAIFKGNINIVSMLMDNNADIYLEDSKGYNGIFYASAFGDYALLNKILQKYPTIYNFKNSNGDGVLHIAASYGNNNAISFYLYNTFLSINTKNNEGKTPLDLANERGYTNTVDYLIKGGAKYGNQ; from the coding sequence ATGATTTGTTTAATAAAAAGAAGTTTAATCATTGTATTAGCTATATTTTATATTTTTTCTTTAAATATATACGCTATAAATCAAAAAGAAAACGAATTATTTTTGGCTATAAAAGAAAAGAAAAATGAAAGAGATTTAAGAGAGATTTTAAAATATAGGGTAGATTTTTCTGCTACAAATGAAATGGGATTAACTCCGCTTTTATACGCTATTGAATGCAATAATGAAAGAGCTTTGAGGGTGCTTCTTGAATATAGTGATGTTAATATTGAATATAGACTTCATGATGATTTTGCTGCTTATCCTGATATAAATAAATATGAAGGAGAGAGTGTTAATATAGGCGGGGCTACTCCTTTAATGTTTGCTATATTTAAAAACAATTCAAGGATAGTTAAACAGCTTATAGACAAGGGGGCTAATGTTAGAGCTAAAGATAATGAGGGGAACTCTGTATTTTTATATGCATGCGGTTTTGGAGACGGTAATATTATAAGAATGCTTCTTCAAAAAGATAAAACATTAGTTAATGACAAAACTCCTAACGGCAATCTTAATGGACTTCATTATGCTGCTGCTTTTAATAATTTAAATACTATTAATTTCTTAATTAAAAATGTTGATATGAATATTAATGACAGAGATTCAAATGGATGCACTGCTTTATATTATGCCGCTTACTATGCAAAAAAGGATGCATATAACCTTCTTATTAAACTTGGTGCTAATAAAGATATAGGTGATAATTATGGAGTAACTCCAGAATATATATTATCAGGCGGAAGTTCTGCTATTGACTTAGAAAACAAAGAAGATAATAATACAAACACTTATAATGAAAATATGTTTATAGCAAGAGTTATTCAAACTTCAGATACTAATGCATTAAGAGATATAATGATGTATTCGAACTTTAATATGAACTCTATCATTATGGCTTATGAAACTCCTCTCACTTATGCTATACATCTTGATAAACATGATATGGTTAATGAACTTTTAAGTTATAGAAAAAATAATACTAATATTATAAATATAGAAACTTCTTATATACCTGCTGATGAAGTTTATTTTGATGAAAATAGAGCAGAGTTTAGAGGCAATGTATATTTGGGTGATGTAAGTCCTTTACAGTATGCTATATTTAAAAATAACACTAATATAATAAACACTCTTTTAAGATATGGTGCTGATATAAGCAGAAAAGACAGTTTAGGAGACAATGCTTTAATGTATGCTGCAAGGTTTTCAAGTGCAGAAGTTATTGATACAATTTTAAATTATAGCAGTAATTCTTATAGAGTTGTAGATATATATGGCAATACTCCTTTGCATAATGCATCATCAATTGGCAACACTAATGCTTTAATTGCTCTCATGAATAGAACACCTATTAATATAAACATACAAAATATTAACGGAGATACCCCTTTGCATTTGGCTGTAAAAAATAACAACAGCAATACTTATAGATTTTTATTATTAAAGGGGGCTGATTATACTATAAAAAATTATGACGGCAAAACTGCTTCAGATTTATTATATGGAGATAGTATAGAAAGCATAATGGGTAATTTTGGTGAAACTAATATTTATAACACAAATTCATTTAATAATATAAATTCAATTCAAGCAAATAATGTTAACAATATCGTAGAAGATTTTTTATATGACAATATGCCAGATGATGATGCTTCTTACTATAAAAAAGAAGAAGAAAGGAATGAATATTCAACTCAATTAGAAAACAAAGTTCTTTTTGATGCTATTTATAAAGATGATGCAGCTCTAATACATAATGCTATATCTAATATAGTTGATCTTAATACAAGAAACTCCGAAGGCTTTACTCCGCTGCTTTATGCTATTCATTATGATAAAACTAATGCTCTTAATATACTTTTGAGCTACACAAATAAAATTGATATAAATAAAACATTAGACAATTATACTAATTATTATTCTAAAAAAGGCATTAATTTTAGCGGAGAATTAGTCTTTGATAAAACAACTCCTTTAGAATATGCTATATTTAAAGGAAATATCAATATAGTTTCTATGCTTATGGATAATAATGCTGATATATATCTTGAAGATTCAAAAGGATATAATGGAATATTTTATGCTTCTGCTTTTGGAGATTATGCTCTTTTAAATAAAATACTTCAAAAATATCCTACTATATATAATTTTAAAAACTCTAATGGGGACGGTGTGCTTCATATTGCAGCAAGCTACGGTAATAATAACGCTATAAGTTTTTATTTATATAATACATTTTTAAGTATAAATACAAAAAATAATGAAGGAAAAACTCCATTAGATTTAGCAAACGAAAGAGGATATACTAACACGGTAGATTACTTAATAAAAGGCGGTGCTAAATACGGCAATCAATAA